Within Pseudomonas sp. LBUM920, the genomic segment CGTACGTCACCGCGACGCTTAACGGCCATGCTGTCGATTTGCGGGCTGTAGGTCTGGAAAGTACGCTCTACGCCAACACCGTTGGAGATTTTACGAACAGTGAAAGCACTGTTCACACCACGGTTACGCTTGGCGATTACCACGCCTTCGAACGCTTGCAGACGCGAACGGTCGCCTTCCTTCACTTTCACCTGAACGACAATAGTGTCGCCCGGGGCAAAGGTAGGGATCTCTTTGGTCATCTGCTCTGCTTCGAGTGCAAGGATGATTTTGTTAGTCATGCTGTGCTCCTAAGGTAAGTCAATGGACCTACCATCGATACGTTGTTAACTATCGTCCCGCGCGAGGATGTATTCCTCGAGCAGCTTCTTCTCTTCTCCAGAAAGCGAGCGGCTTTCCAGAAGATCGGCGCGTCGTTCATAGGTCCGACCAAGGGACTGCTGTAAACGCCAACGCCGGATGTGTGCGTGATTGCCACTTAGCAATACGTCGGGAACACGCTGATCCGCATACACCTCCGGTCGGGTGTAGTGCGGGCAATCCAGCAAACCATCCGTGAAGGAATCTTCCTCCGCGGAGTCCGCATGCCCTAAAGCTCCAGGCAGCAGTCGTGTAACCGCATCTATCAGGACCATCGCCGGCAGCTCGCCGCCAGACAGGACATAGTCCCCAATCGACCACTCTTCATCGACATGAGCTTCAATAAACCGCTCGTCAATGCCTTCATAGCGACCGGCAATCAGGATCAGTGCTTCCTCATTCGCCAGTTCGCGTACCGCAGCCTGTTTCAGCTGACGGCCTTGAGGGGACAGGTAAATTACCTTCGCCTTCTCCCCGGCGGCGGCCTTGGCCTCAACCAACGCGTCTTCCAGGGGCTTGATCTTCATCACCATGCCCGGACCACCGCCAAATGGGCGATCATCCACAGTGTGATGTCGATCTGTCGTGTAGTCTCGCGGGTTCCAACAGGTAAGCTGCAACAGCCCCTGTTTCACCGCCCGACTGGTGATGCCGTACTCGCTGATGGCGGAGAACATCTCGGGAAACAAACTGATCACTTCAATGCGCAAATTAGCCACGCTTAGAAGTCCGCGTCCCATTCCACCTTCATCTCGCCCGCTGCCAGGTCGACGGCCAACACGCATTGCTCGGTATACGGCAACAGGCGTTCGCGATCATCCAGGCTGCCAGCGCAAGGCTTGACCACCATTACATCATTGGCGCCGGTTTCCAGAAGATGGTCGATTTTCCCGAGCAATTGCCCGAGTTGATCAATAACCTTCAGACCTTCCAGCTGGTACCAGTAGTACTCGCCGTCGGTCAATTCAGGGAACAGGTTGCGCGGCACGCAGATCTCATAACCGGCCAGAAGACGAGCTTCTTCACGATCATCAAGACCCTTGAGCTTTGCGACCAGGAACTTATCGCTCCCGCGTCCACTGACCAGCTCGACCTGTTTCACACTACCTTCGCGCTTGAGCGTCCAGGTTTTGTACTGCAACAGGTTTTCAGTCGGATCAGTAAAGGAATACACCTTCACTTCGCCGCGAACGCCATGAACAGAGTAAATCTTGCCGATAACGATCAAATCATCAGCAACAGCTGGCGTCGCGTTCATATTGCTCAGGCTGCGGCCTTAGCCGAGTCCTTCAACAGTTTTGCAACGCGCTCGGATGGCTGTGCACCCACGCTCAGCCAGTAGGCTACGCGCTCTTGGTTCACGGACAGACGAACTTCTTGACCACGAGCAACAGGGTTAAAGAAACCAACCTGTTCCTTGTGCGAACCGTCGCGCGGGTTGCGGCTGTCGGTTACGGTCAAGTGGTAAAACGGGCGCTTTTTGGAGCCGCCAAGGGCAAGACGGATTGTTAGCATGTGAACATCGTTCCTGTAGTCGGTGCTGCAAATCTAAATGCACAGCGGGCATAGGTGCCCGAAAGGCCGCATATTCTAAGGAATATCCGGACTTTTGCAAATGTCTTTTTCTGGCGCCTATCAGCGTGCCACTCAGATCTGCTATAGAGCCGTCGGTTAAAACGGCGAGTCAGCTCCCGCTAACCGCGGGTTTGCTGGAGATCCCACATCCCTGTGGGTCGGAGCAGAAGTGAACTTCCGCTCGAATTCTTTACATTTTTGGCATGCCGCCGCCGGGCAACATACCGCCCATGCCGCGCATCATCTTGGCCATTCCGCCTTTTGCGGAGAACTTCTTCATCATCTTCTGCATCTGCTTGTGCTGCTTGATCAAGCGACCGATGTCCTGCACCTGGGTGCCGGAGCCCATGGCGATCCGACGCTTGCGCGAACCGCTGATCAGCTCAGGGTCGCGGCGCTCGGCCGGGGTCATGGAGTTGATGATGGCTTCCATCTGCTTGAACTGCTTCTCTGCCGCGCCTTGGGCATTGCCCATTTGCGCCAGGTTCACACCGCCGATGTTCGGCAGTTTGTCCATCAGGCCGCCGAGGCCGCCCATGTTCTTCATTTGTTGCAGCTGGTCACGGAAGTCTTCGAGGTCGAAGCCCTTGCCCTTCTTCAGCTTCTTGGCCAGCTTATCGGCCTTGTCCTTGTCGAGCGTGGCTTCGGCCTGCTCGATCAGGCTGAGCACGTCGCCCATGCCGAGGATACGCGAAGCGATACGCTCAGGGTGGAACGGCTCGAGCGCGTCGCTCTTCTCGCCCATACCGATGAACTTGATCGGCTTGCCGGTGATTGCACGTACCGACAGCGCAGCACCGCCACGGGCATCACCGTCGACCTTGGTCAGGATCACGCCGGTTAACGGCAGCGCATCACCAAAGGCCTTGGCGGTGTTGGCCGCATCCTGGCCGGTCATGGCGTCGACCACGAACAGCGTCTCGACCGGATTGATCGCGGCATGCAGCGCCTTGATCTCGCCCATCATCTCTTCATCGATGTGCAGGCGACCGGCGGTATCGACGATGACCACGTCGATGAATTTGAGCTTGGCTTCTTTAATAGCCGCGTTGGCAATGTCGACCGGCTTCTGGCTCAGGTCGGACGGGAAGAAGGTCACGCCCACTTCGCCTGCGAGCATTTCCAGCTGCTTGATGGCCGCCGGACGGTACACGTCGGCCGACACCACCATTACCGACTTCTTCTTGCGCTCTTTAAGGAAGCGCGCCAGCTTGCCGGCGGTGGTGGTCTTACCCGCACCTTGCAGACCGGCCATCAGCACGACGGCCGGTGGCACGGCGCTGAGGTTCAAGTCTTCGTTGGCCGCGCCCATCAGGCTTTCGAGTTCGGCCTGCACGATCTTCACAAAGGCCTGGCCCGGGGTCAGGCTGCGGGACACTTCGGTGCCGACCGCGCGCTCTTTGACCGAGTTGACGAAGTCCTTCACCA encodes:
- the rplS gene encoding 50S ribosomal protein L19, which produces MTNKIILALEAEQMTKEIPTFAPGDTIVVQVKVKEGDRSRLQAFEGVVIAKRNRGVNSAFTVRKISNGVGVERTFQTYSPQIDSMAVKRRGDVRKAKLYYLRDLSGKAARIKEKLA
- the trmD gene encoding tRNA (guanosine(37)-N1)-methyltransferase TrmD, with the translated sequence MGRGLLSVANLRIEVISLFPEMFSAISEYGITSRAVKQGLLQLTCWNPRDYTTDRHHTVDDRPFGGGPGMVMKIKPLEDALVEAKAAAGEKAKVIYLSPQGRQLKQAAVRELANEEALILIAGRYEGIDERFIEAHVDEEWSIGDYVLSGGELPAMVLIDAVTRLLPGALGHADSAEEDSFTDGLLDCPHYTRPEVYADQRVPDVLLSGNHAHIRRWRLQQSLGRTYERRADLLESRSLSGEEKKLLEEYILARDDS
- the rimM gene encoding ribosome maturation factor RimM (Essential for efficient processing of 16S rRNA); the protein is MNATPAVADDLIVIGKIYSVHGVRGEVKVYSFTDPTENLLQYKTWTLKREGSVKQVELVSGRGSDKFLVAKLKGLDDREEARLLAGYEICVPRNLFPELTDGEYYWYQLEGLKVIDQLGQLLGKIDHLLETGANDVMVVKPCAGSLDDRERLLPYTEQCVLAVDLAAGEMKVEWDADF
- the rpsP gene encoding 30S ribosomal protein S16; the protein is MLTIRLALGGSKKRPFYHLTVTDSRNPRDGSHKEQVGFFNPVARGQEVRLSVNQERVAYWLSVGAQPSERVAKLLKDSAKAAA
- the ffh gene encoding signal recognition particle protein yields the protein MFENLTDRLSQTLRHVTGKAKLTEDNIKDTLREVRMALLEADVALPVVKDFVNSVKERAVGTEVSRSLTPGQAFVKIVQAELESLMGAANEDLNLSAVPPAVVLMAGLQGAGKTTTAGKLARFLKERKKKSVMVVSADVYRPAAIKQLEMLAGEVGVTFFPSDLSQKPVDIANAAIKEAKLKFIDVVIVDTAGRLHIDEEMMGEIKALHAAINPVETLFVVDAMTGQDAANTAKAFGDALPLTGVILTKVDGDARGGAALSVRAITGKPIKFIGMGEKSDALEPFHPERIASRILGMGDVLSLIEQAEATLDKDKADKLAKKLKKGKGFDLEDFRDQLQQMKNMGGLGGLMDKLPNIGGVNLAQMGNAQGAAEKQFKQMEAIINSMTPAERRDPELISGSRKRRIAMGSGTQVQDIGRLIKQHKQMQKMMKKFSAKGGMAKMMRGMGGMLPGGGMPKM